In Candidatus Gracilibacteria bacterium, the genomic stretch TTAGATAAAGTTAAGACATAACTTTTTGCAAAATTTTTCACCCGATAGTTATAAAAGCTTATTTTTTCATTAGCCCTTTCCCCATGATGACTGGAATATTTAGGACTAATCATTAGTTTTATCAGATCGTAATAGCTCAAAACACCTTTAAGTTTTTTATCATGATTAATGACAATTAATTTAGAAATCTTTTTAGATTTAAAAAGATTAATTGCCTGAGTAATTGTATCGTTTTCATGAACCGTGATTAAGCCCTGCCATCTTTTGATAATAATTTTTTCAACACCAACTTTAAAAATAGATAAATCTTTAAAATATGATAGTATTCTACGGGCAGAAATTATCCCTAAAAATTTATCTTTTTCATCAAAAATAGGCAAATAATGAATTTTTGATTCAATAAATAATTGGCACACTTTTGATAGTGGATAATTTAAATATATCTTTGCAGTATGAGTTAGACAATGTTGGACCTTGGTATTGGCCGGCATTGAAGACTTTATCATCGTAAAATAAGGGCTTACAATACCCATATATTTATCCTCTTTATCAAAAACAAAGGCGGCATCATGAGAAGTCGACAACCTACTTAAAACTTTTGAAAGGTGGTCTTCTGGAGAAACTTTTATAATATTATTCTCTTTTAAAATATTTAAGAGCCGCATACTCCTGTTATATCACAAATTGACCGTTTTTGTAAATGAGTTTTTTTGATCCATCTTTAAGGATTGCTTCGACAGTTTTTTCATTTGTATTAATAATGTCACAATGCTCTACCGATTCATTAAAACCTAGGTTCACCCAATCTTTTTCTGTCATTTTTTTAATATCGCCATCGTAACAATCATGATAGGAAGTTCCGACTGCCAAATGAGAATTACCAAAATCACCACCGAAGTTTTCATCATATAAAGTATTGGCCATAAATTTAGATATTTTGGAAAACTTCTTATCAGTAAGTGAGAATTCTCCAATTTTGTTGGCGTTTTTTTGCTTAATCATTTCTTGTAATAGTTTTTCATTTTTATCAGCCGTTGCTTTGATAATAATTCCGTCTTTAAATTCAAGGCAAATATTTTTAATGATATTTCCATAACGGTATAGAGGAAAATTAAAAAATATTTTACCGTTGACCCCACGCCAATCAGGAGATGTAAAGATCTCAAATGACGGAATATTGGCCCCTCCTCCACCCTGCCAACGCCTATTTTTTCCTAGTTTAATATAAAGATCGGTTTTTTCGGAAACCATATGATAGGTATCAACAGGCAATTTATTTAATTTATCCTTCAAGTCATTTATTTGTTGAAAAGTTTTCTTCCATGTAGGGATCGGGTCTTCCGATCCT encodes the following:
- a CDS encoding CBS domain-containing protein; this translates as MRLLNILKENNIIKVSPEDHLSKVLSRLSTSHDAAFVFDKEDKYMGIVSPYFTMIKSSMPANTKVQHCLTHTAKIYLNYPLSKVCQLFIESKIHYLPIFDEKDKFLGIISARRILSYFKDLSIFKVGVEKIIIKRWQGLITVHENDTITQAINLFKSKKISKLIVINHDKKLKGVLSYYDLIKLMISPKYSSHHGERANEKISFYNYRVKNFAKSYVLTLSKERHLIEVINLIVNKKIGSVIIVDPDRRPLGIITTRDILRFFIDNEKFAFIKSLNPFKKMFKK
- a CDS encoding aminopeptidase yields the protein FALGKGKGVKKGEVVYLQYDSEALPLARAVYKRILERGAYPMVKGIEESFQKTMYESASDDQLKFFPKEYTQSLVNTIDHRIYLIAPTDPFLLKNIDPKKVMVSNSGDKRLLRKWLFEKEDQGKLTWTLCLYGTKGMAKESGISLKEFWNEIINACYLGSEDPIPTWKKTFQQINDLKDKLNKLPVDTYHMVSEKTDLYIKLGKNRRWQGGGGANIPSFEIFTSPDWRGVNGKIFFNFPLYRYGNIIKNICLEFKDGIIIKATADKNEKLLQEMIKQKNANKIGEFSLTDKKFSKISKFMANTLYDENFGGDFGNSHLAVGTSYHDCYDGDIKKMTEKDWVNLGFNESVEHCDIINTNEKTVEAILKDGSKKLIYKNGQFVI